The following proteins are co-located in the Castanea sativa cultivar Marrone di Chiusa Pesio chromosome 8, ASM4071231v1 genome:
- the LOC142606802 gene encoding auxin efflux carrier component 4-like — protein MITWKDLYTVLTAVIPLYVAMILAYGSVRWWKIFSPDQCSGINRFVAIFAVPLLSFHFISTNDPYSMNFRFIAADTLQKIIMLVVLTCWTNFTKNGSLEWMITIFSLSTLPNTLVMGIPLLIAMYGQDSGSLMVQVVVLQCIIWYTLLLFLFEYRGAKMLIMEQFPETAASIVSFKVDSDVMSLDGRDFLETDAEIGDDGKLHVTVRKSNASRRSLGPCSLPALTPRPSNLTGAEIYSLSSSRNPTPRGSNFNNSDFYSMMGCQGFPPAPRHSSFGPADVYSVQSSRGPTPRTSNFEENCTPTAATQTVASPRFGFYPAQPVTASYPAPNPEFSSTTTKNTKIQQQVPPPQGPNNGTTANSNTKASHDAKELHMFVWSSSTSPVSEGGGLHVFGGTDFGASEQSGRSDQGAKEIRMLVAADHPHNAESNNNNNKGIGESEGGLGAENFSFAGREEEEEEEREKEGPIGLNKFGSSSTAELHPKSVAGAPESITGKQMPPASVMTRLILIMVWRKLIRNPNTYSSLIGLVWSLVAFRWHVHMPKIVEKSISILSDAGLGMAMFSLGLFMALQPKIIACGNSVASFAMAVRFLTGPAVMAAASIAVGLRGRLLHIAIVQAALPQGIVPFVFAKEYNVHPAILSTAVIFGMLIALPITLVYYIVLGL, from the exons ATGATCACCTGGAAAGACTTGTACACAGTTTTAACGGCTGTGATTCCACTCTACGTGGCGATGATCTTAGCCTACGGTTCCGTCCGGTGGTGGAAGATTTTCTCGCCGGACCAGTGCTCCGGCATCAACCGCTTCGTCGCCATCTTCGCCGTACCTCTCCTCTCTTTCCACTTCATCTCCACCAACGATCCGTACTCCATGAATTTCAGGTTCATCGCCGCCGATACGCTTCAGAAAATCATCATGCTCGTCGTTCTGACCTGTTGGACCAACTTCACCAAGAACGGGAGCTTAGAGTGGATGATAACGATTTTCTCGCTCTCCACGCTGCCAAACACTTTGGTTATGGGAATTCCATTGCTCATAGCTATGTACGGTCAAGACTCTGGTTCGCTCATGGTTCAGGTCGTGGTTTTACAGTGCATCATTTGGTACACTCTGCTTCTCTTTCTGTTCGAGTACCGCGGCGCCAAGATGCTCATCATGGAGCAGTTTCCCGAAACGGCAGCTTCGATCGTGTCGTTCAAGGTCGACTCCGACGTCATGTCGTTGGACGGCCGCGATTTCCTCGAGACCGACGCCGAAATCGGCGACGACGGGAAGCTCCACGTCACGGTGAGGAAGTCGAACGCGTCGAGACGGTCGCTCGGTCCGTGTTCGCTTCCGGCATTGACGCCTCGACCGTCGAACCTCACCGGCGCCGAGATTTACAGCCTGAGTTCGTCTCGGAACCCGACGCCGCGAGGCTCCAACTTCAACAACTCCGATTTCTACTCCATGATGGGATGCCAAGGCTTCCCGCCGGCGCCGAGACATTCGAGTTTCGGTCCCGCCGACGTGTATTCCGTACAGTCCTCACGAGGTCCGACTCCGAGAACTTCGAATTTCGAAGAGAATTGTACTCCAACGGCGGCAACTCAGACCGTTGCTTCTCCGAGATTTGGATTCTATCCAGCTCAGCCCGTAACGGCGTCGTATCCAGCTCCAAACCCTGAGTTCTCATCAACTACTACTAAAAACACGAAAATTCAGCAGCAAGTTCCACCACCACAAGGTCCGAACAATGGTACTACTGCTAATAGTAATACCAAGGCGAGTCATGATGCCAAGGAGCTCCACATGTTCGTGTGGAGCTCCAGCACGTCTCCGGTTTCCGAAGGCGGTGGGCTCCACGTGTTCGGCGGGACCGACTTCGGAGCCTCGGAGCAATCAGGACGGTCCGATCAAGGCGCCAAGGAGATCCGCATGTTGGTTGCTGCTGATCACCCGCACAATGCagaaagcaacaacaacaacaacaaag GGATTGGGGAAAGTGAGGGGGGATTGGGTGCGGAGAACTTCAGCTTTGCTGGGagggaagaggaagaagaggaagagagagaaaaagagggtCCCATTGGACTAAACAAGTTTGGGTCCAGTTCAACAGCTGAGCTTCACCCAAAATCTGTTGCAGGAGCTCCAGAGTCCATTACCGGCAAACAAATGCCTCCAGCTAGTGTCATGACTCGTCTCATATTAATCATGGTGTGGCGTAAACTTATCCGCAACCCCAACACCTACTCCAGTCTCATTGGTCTTGTCTGGTCACTTGTCGCTTTTCG GTGGCATGTGCATATGCCAAAAATAGTAGAGAAGTCAATCTCCATACTATCCGATGCTGGGCTTGGAATGGCTATGTTTAGCTTAG GTCTGTTTATGGCTCTTCAACCCAAGATAATAGCTTGTGGGAATTCGGTTGCTTCTTTTGCTATGGCAGTAAGATTTCTCACCGGCCCCGCGGTAATGGCCGCGGCTTCCATTGCCGTTGGCTTGCGCGGTAGGCTGCTACACATAGCAATTGTTCAG GCTGCACTTCCACAAGGAATTGTTCCTTTTGTGTTTGCTAAAGAGTACAATGTTCATCCAGCCATTCTTAGCACTGC GGTTATCTTTGGGATGTTGATAGCGTTACCTATTACTCTTGTCTACTACATTGTTCTTGGTTTGTGA